CACAGGTAGGTATCAAGGTTGTAGCAGGGGCGACCGGCTGCCCGTGATAGCCAGCCGGCATCAATATAGTCAGGACCCTTTTTAAAGGGGGCCACTGTTATATTTCGGGCTTTCCATGCGGCAGTTATCCCGAGGGATATTATTGTTTTGCCTGAACCACCCCTGAGTCCGGCAATGACAACTCCAGGGACCTTTTCCCTACTGACGATCATGAATTAAGCTGCAATCTTTTTTAATTTTCACCCTCAGAAGCGTGCTGGATACCGGCACCTTTAAGGCCATACATAGTGGTGGACCCGGAAGACCAGAATTCAAGGATTTCGTCTTCAACCATCTTGTTAACAACCTTTTTAATCATTCTAGGTTTGTCATCAGGAAAAATTTTATAAAAATCTTTGATGTAAAATTTGGTTTTTGTTTTGGATTTCTTCTGTAACCAATCAACAACCGCTTTGGTGGCCGCTTCTTTATCGTCTAGAAGTTCGCTCATGGTAGACTCCTTTTTTTAAAAGGGATGAACCGGAGAACAAGAAATATGCACCCCGGTCCATCCATTATCTATTAAGTATTAAATTCAAATTCGA
Above is a window of uncultured Desulfobacter sp. DNA encoding:
- a CDS encoding dissimilatory sulfite reductase D family protein — encoded protein: MSELLDDKEAATKAVVDWLQKKSKTKTKFYIKDFYKIFPDDKPRMIKKVVNKMVEDEILEFWSSGSTTMYGLKGAGIQHASEGEN